The following DNA comes from Henckelia pumila isolate YLH828 unplaced genomic scaffold, ASM3356847v2 CTG_461:::fragment_3, whole genome shotgun sequence.
aaataagggtTGATATGATCTGATCGATAAAATCAACGGTCAGATCATCTCAtccattattttaattttcaaaattgattttttattaaataaattgtaaaaaaaatttaaaaattaataataaataatataaaattatgtgtgtttttatgtgttttttttaatttctgtttatttttttataaaacataaaatcatgttttgtgtcttatgtgtctttttttataattatgttatgtttttaaacttatgtgtaattttaaattttaattaggtgtattttaaattttttataattatgtgtaattttattatgtttataaaaaaataggtaaatagaataaaaaataatatttataacatCATTACTACAACATCACCGCACATGTAACATCCgtaattttattgaaaattaatgcaagattttttttttttttggaaataaaaccatGGTTGTTCCAcaccaaaattttgaaacatgaATCAGGCTTGAATATAAATTTAACATTTAAAATATTGAAGAGTTTACACATCTAATGCATTAAAATACTAATTCATAAATTGACATTAATACCTCAAATACTACAATTTAAAAATCATGCacatatataaacaaaaaaaagatataaattaagtcttataattttatttcatcaaCCAAAACTTCTCATAATATAAGATTTTCACAATTAAAAtccaaataaaaatatgcacaTTATTTTCTAATTGTGCATCAAACTtagacaaaaaaattatttaacatttaaaattttgaaaatttcaagcaTCAAGTGCATGAAAATACTTTCATATAAATTTTCATTAACCAAACTGTCCAAACATGTACAAACAAAGACTCTTCtttcaaaataaatattattaaaacttTTAACAATTtcctcaaataataaataaaatcctcaatCCCAAACATAACATACTTTATCCCTAAAAATgcataaacttaaacaatatcGCGGAAAACATTAAGGTTCGGATAAGTGCCCCTCAGCTCCAAACCACTATCTTCGCCAGCAAACACCTCTTAGTCATCCTCACCTGCATCGAAAAATTTTAGTGAACCTAAAGGCCCAATAAGTAAATTCGAAAAATAACAAGATACATATACATTAACTTTAAAAGTTTCAACACAATTCACCATTAAATCTTCAACCTCAAGTCATGCAAACATCAACACATACAGAAGCACACAACCTCAACTTTTCTTTTAAACTTTATACCATCACATCAGTGCCTCAATTTAAAATACTCACACACTCCTCAACTTTTTCTCAACCTCAAACTTTTTGACATGTGGTTCAAAAACTTTTACTTTTTCTTTTTAATGAGCGCTTGATCAAACTAATACAAGGAATCTAAGTTTGACGGGGCATCATGACCCGAAGGCCTACTACACGTCTTCTTATTTAGTGGCACGACATCATGACCCGAAGGCCTACATCCACATATTGTCTTCTTTAATCGTAACTTCACCACAAGTCACaaaacttcaaaatatttttctcttACTTCAACTCACCCAACACAACACAAATTATTTACACACGCAGAAAGCACACTCACAGACATACAAATCTGCACGCACACACAGAATTTTCTCCGCACATAAAAATCTACACACGCTTAAAAACACAGACTGTACATATTAAAAACACACacttcacacacacacacacacaaaattaCACACTGCACACAAAAACATACACAGTACACAAAAAATACACACACTAACACACATTGTTCACGCACACATAGTACACACAAAACACACACTAACACACATTGTTCATGCACACATAGTACACATACTAACACACACTGTTCACACactaaaacacacacacacacactgaaattttcatataaatattcataaTTCATCAAATCGCGTCTAGATCATTAAAAACATGTAAAAATCTTTTAGAAACTACTATGACTTCAACGATACATCAAATAAACGAATTTTACTTGCCTTTATTTGGTGTGAAGATGATTCGAGGATGACGCCGGTGAAAAAAATATACATTGAGAGCGATAAAAAAACTTTCTTGGATCGATGTATGGAAAACCTTCCCCCTCCCTTGGGTGACCTTGCAGCCACCTCTCTTCtcccctcttttttttttttttttttttggaacgtGAAGTAGGTTTTGGGAGAGAAAAATTTgatcataatttatttttaaaagtttttattcaaaattaaaaagtgATAGACCTATAATAAAAAGTGTTAAAAGTATAaacttaaaagttttaaataaaaaaaatttcccacAACTCATCTTTACTTTTATTTTACTTAAaagttataaataaaaaaaatttcctccGATAGTCACCTTGAGCTCATCTCCTGCAAACATTAAAAtctttacttttaaaaaaatataagtcGTGACATAAATCTGTTATAAGAATTTTCCTATCgttcataaaataaatcaatgaaataatttcattattatacataaataaacttattaattaataaaatatttttcatgcggTCGACGCGgtcatttaaaaaatttcggGTGTTACAGCACCACTGTAGAAACATACAATGAAGTTATCAACGCTGACATCATAATACAATCAAGTTATCAACTTCATCACACTAACTTCCTCACATTGTTGAACATGCTCTTAAACATGTAAAACGAAACTTGATCGGGTCAGTACATctcatctaattttttttaaataattgcgTGAAACCAGACATTATGTAATATATTTGTGATTTAGCACACAAGTAAACAATCTATCCGAAATTAAAACTACAAGTGATaagtaattatatttttattgggTTATAATTCCGTTTTCATCCGGTTCACAttaattacacacatatatatgtgtgtgtttaaaatgatcattttctttttgTTGAACTTAAACACATTTTCAATAATTATATATCATTCGGTTTATACGTTTAATTTGCTCTCATTGCTCGAAACATAATCGAGTGTTTCTTTTTAAATTCATTAAATTACTATCGTTATTATACACTATATATTTTACATATTAAAGAAAATGTACTCACGcaatttttttaacatttattttGATGTGTGTGATAGTTTTAGCAAATTAATTCCCTCGTTGAGATCTCTCTAAACGAATTGAAATGTTGAAgcatataaaattattttaccattaaaatttttatatatttttagaaaatcatatgatatatatatatatatatatattatgcatGTCCGTACGTACAAGCCTAAcccacacacatatgtatatattattataaagtaCCCCATGATGACTAGGAAATAATTTGATTAATAGTTTGGTTGGCCAATAATATAATGTTTCTTGTCAAAATCGACCGAAAGATATGAAGGTGGGTCTTGAGTCACTTGATATGTCTTTTTAATCAAATGAATAATAATTATTGGAGGAGTTAAATCTGATGTTTTCACATAAATAAGTAATAACACTGATCATTTTAATTTTCTACAATATGGATATCACCATCAtgatatttagatgatttattGGCTGAATAATTATCggatcataatttttttaaaaaaaaaaattgattgtcTCGAACTAGATAACAATATATCAAAGCTCATcgcacaaaatatttgaaaaatgatttttatactTTGCCACTACTTTATCtattttgtgttttagtccatatatataattattcaaagtttagttttgatatattaaCTTTGATATGTTGGTTTTTATAATTCATATTTCGTTGGAGTGTTGATGTAGTACCAAAAATTGCTGACTTGTTCGACATCATATCATCAAGTGCACTATATATAAAATAGTCATAAATCAAGCATCAATGCACCAAGACCAAAGTTTGACGAGATAGTGGACTAAAACTCAAGCAGAATAAGTTAAtggaacaaaaaaattatttttcttataaTAATTCTGCAATAATATAAAACTTTTGCATCGATCATTAtcgtttttttggttttttcccCCTTCAAAGTAACAAAGAAAAAAGTCTGCTAccaaatgaaaaacaaaatgaaGCTTGTACTCTCCCtacattatattataataatatgtaGCCTAGTTTGCCCCCATAataatttacttttttttttttctttcaaaaaaaggTCTTCTTTTATGGTTGGCTGCTTGTGCCCATGCATGAAGAAGGATCCTTGAATCATCCCTGATCATATATTTCCTGCATGCATGTATAATGACAATTCAATTTTCATGTTCTATATGAATATATCAAGATATATATCATGTAAACGAGTAATTCATTATAGAAAAAAACGTTACAAAAAAGGTTAATGCATTCTGCAAGATGTATATGTTATGTCCATAAAGTGTTTGAAAACATacacttaatatatatatatatatatataataatgtaaACTAAACACAACATATACGTACAAGATATTTGcacaaataacaaaaatacCTACATATTCCGATTCATAGCTAGTTGAAGAGCTTTGATCTGCTTCAATGGAAACTCCCCCTCCCAAAAGCTTGGGGCGACGCGCCATTTTTTCCTTGCGAATCTACTAACGAGCTGAACCCCATGCCATGTTGCAGCTGCCCTCTTCCTACCCCGAGAAAGTCCCTCGTCAATCTCCCCGCCCCCGCTCGTTCTACACCGCCGCCGCCGCTGCTAAAACCTGTATCATTCtcattagtattattattattattgttgttgttgttactATGATAAGCTCGGAATCCTCTGTACTCATCGTCGTGAATGTCCCCGTCATATGTGCCACCACCGATGGAGGAGTTCAAGGGATTCACCAAATCTTGGAGATGGCTGATGCCATTGTAACTTTCTCCATAAACACAAGAAGACCCTCCATAGTTTTCTTGGTCGAGAGTCGACTGGTTCGACTTCCCGAAGGTTTTGAGCAGCGATGATGCAGCGTTGTTGCTTGTGGTCGAGCCCAACTGAGCGGCCTTCTGTAGCAGCGCGGTGGCGGACATGTGTGCCGCGGCGCCGGGGTTTTGCATGGCATGTGAGGTGCTGTAGAGTGAAGGGATACCAGAACTCATGATGTTACCTGCTGGTCAATCCATtagaattatatataaatagaagaaCCAAATATAATTCagtcataaaaaataataatatatatgtggttttaactttgattttttgattctcatacatatatatttgaattgaagCATTAATATTGCTTATGCTCTATCAGGCCAAGATCACTTATGCTTACAATTGGATGCATAAATGCAAGAGAATAATATGAAAATTTAGTCTTTGGCTAGACATGAGGAGATTCAAATGCATGCATATGATTCAAttgtgaaaaatatttaaattttatgcaattttttttttcaaaaaattcaaagatTCATATGATCATACCCACGACGTCTCACAATCTTGTTAAGAAAAATCCATAATGATCACTTTTGTTCGGAGGCTGCAAATACTAGTCAAtgcaatcaaatttttttttaaacattaatAATGAACAGTTATCTAGTGTTGGTATATATGCATGGCatacatatatacatgcatACGTACCATTTGAGAAAAGAGCGGCGTACTCCTCCGGCCCGCCACCGGAGCCTTGTCTGGCGCCAGCGTTATCGAGGGCATTACAACCGTTGGGGAAGAAGCCGAGATTGAAAAGACCAGCCATGGAGGAGGAACTAGAGCCATTGTTGGCAGTTATCTGCAGCTGGGGAGGAAGCTGCATCAGCCCCTGAAACGACGAAGGCGACTTGTTCGGCAATGTTAATCCGAAGTGTGATAAAGATTGATTGTTCTCGTCTTCTTGATCATTGTCATTATGCGGTTGCAGCCCGAAAAGAGCGGCTGCAGCCGCAGAAGGAGGAGGGTGAAGGCGGAATCCCGGGCCAACCAGGGTGGTGTCGAACTGTGGGCCAGGCCTTGTGGTGCCGCCGTTTCCAAGCCGGAGCACATCCTGAGTTGCTAGAGGGGGGTTGAATTCAACTGCGTTGagtgaatttggattcagattCCTAGCACTTTCTTGGGCTAGGGCATCACAGAATGCCCTATGTGTGATAAAACTATCACGCCTGcaagaaattaaaaaagaaccaagtaaataaattatatcataattatacatgcatgcaatagTATGCATGACAAACACTTTGTGTATTAAATATTGATATTGGCTTTGTTCACTAAAACACATATAATTCAgcaatttcatttgtttttctaGCTAGTTGCATTTTTAATAACAAGATCGTTGAACGTAAcaagattaaaatattataCACGTAactttacacacacacacattatatatatatatatatatataatataaatatcgTGAGCATCCACTGTAAGCATCTATGTAAGCACCGTCCACCTATGGATGTGCTGGACGTCATTTGTGGACGCTAGCTATCTTAGTGGTGCACATGATTCACATAAATGCCCAAAATAGATGTTCACCAAATCGAAACTAGCTAATACAATAGAGCAAATGATAGCGGAAGGAATAATCATGATAAATTTGATTTAATCTCAATATTTTTTCTATAGAAATTATATAGTAATAAACATCAACGGGACTACGTCTATAAAATATGGAGACATTTTGTTCCTCAGTCCTTAGTAGGGAATCATGATAGGGTGGAATAATTTAGTTGGTAGATTGAACTCACAAAAGTTTAAGGGAAAGAAGACAAGATGTACATATAATTGAGCATGAGCATCCAATGTTGGGAGGTAGATCAATTTCTCAAACACAAAATTACAAGCCAATTTCATGACTACATATATAGCTAGTTTGGATCCAAAGATTTGAAATCAAATGATTTTCCGttcaaaatgtatatatattaattattgcaCTTGTTTTGAAAGTTTTAAATT
Coding sequences within:
- the LOC140871631 gene encoding protein indeterminate-domain 4, chloroplastic-like isoform X1, producing MAASSFSSAFLGMGDENEIQIKEQQQQQILSAAQSQPSASNLLKKRRNQPGNPYPDSEIIALSPKTLMATNRFICEVCNKGFQREQNLQLHRRGHNLPWKLKQKGPKDQIKRKVYLCPEPTCVHHDPGRALGDLTGIKKHYSRKHGEKKYKCDKCSKKYAVQSDWKAHSKTCGTREYKCDCGTLFSRRDSFITHRAFCDALAQESARNLNPNSLNAVEFNPPLATQDVLRLGNGGTTRPGPQFDTTLVGPGFRLHPPPSAAAAALFGLQPHNDNDQEDENNQSLSHFGLTLPNKSPSSFQGLMQLPPQLQITANNGSSSSSMAGLFNLGFFPNGCNALDNAGARQGSGGGPEEYAALFSNAGNIMSSGIPSLYSTSHAMQNPGAAAHMSATALLQKAAQLGSTTSNNAASSLLKTFGKSNQSTLDQENYGGSSCVYGESYNGISHLQDLVNPLNSSIGGGTYDGDIHDDEYRGFRAYHSNNNNNNNNNTNENDTGFSSGGGGVERAGAGRLTRDFLGVGRGQLQHGMGFSSLVDSQGKNGASPQAFGRGSFH
- the LOC140871631 gene encoding protein indeterminate-domain 4, chloroplastic-like isoform X2, translated to MAASSFSSAFLGMGDENEIQIKEQQQQQILSAAQSQPSASNLLKKRRNQPGNPYPDSEIIALSPKTLMATNRFICEVCNKGFQREQNLQLHRRGHNLPWKLKQKGPKDQIKRKVYLCPEPTCVHHDPGRALGDLTGIKKHYSRKHGEKKYKCDKCSKKYAVQSDWKAHSKTCGTREYKCDCGTLFSRRDSFITHRAFCDALAQESARNLNPNSLNAVEFNPPLATQDVLRLGNGGTTRPGPQFDTTLVGPGFRLHPPPSAAAAALFGLQPHNDNDQEDENNQSLSHFGLTLPNKSPSSFQGLMQLPPQLQITANNGSSSSSMAGLFNLGFFPNGCNALDNAGARQGSGGGPEEYAALFSNGNIMSSGIPSLYSTSHAMQNPGAAAHMSATALLQKAAQLGSTTSNNAASSLLKTFGKSNQSTLDQENYGGSSCVYGESYNGISHLQDLVNPLNSSIGGGTYDGDIHDDEYRGFRAYHSNNNNNNNNNTNENDTGFSSGGGGVERAGAGRLTRDFLGVGRGQLQHGMGFSSLVDSQGKNGASPQAFGRGSFH